One genomic window of Candidatus Brocadiaceae bacterium includes the following:
- a CDS encoding serine/threonine protein kinase, translated as MAFVPPLTQDEIEAAVGGLRAIRSLGEGGQGCVWLAEASDGSPAALKVYARRDNVQVRVEREVEALRDLRCDSIVELVDWGQTQIRGEDCVYTLTGYIDGPNLHELLGAGQLAESRVVRVCQRIAQAIDAMWALRIVHRDVKPENIVVARDGSVFLIDLGIAKHLDKTTLTLYGRVWGTPGYMSPEQMAGRPGLTLRSDLFSLGIVAYEAVSGSHPFGGRQDLIGRVDPPHVRDRCGVSARVASSIHWLLKARPVDRPSSGAALIADLSE; from the coding sequence ATGGCCTTCGTCCCGCCACTCACACAGGACGAGATTGAGGCGGCGGTCGGGGGGCTTCGGGCAATCCGCTCTCTGGGGGAAGGGGGCCAGGGGTGTGTCTGGCTTGCTGAAGCTTCAGACGGGAGCCCCGCTGCCCTCAAAGTCTACGCAAGGAGGGACAACGTCCAGGTCCGGGTTGAGCGGGAGGTCGAAGCCCTGAGGGACCTAAGGTGCGACAGCATTGTCGAGCTGGTCGACTGGGGGCAGACGCAGATCAGGGGCGAGGACTGTGTGTACACGCTCACGGGGTACATCGATGGCCCCAATCTACACGAACTCCTCGGGGCCGGGCAGCTTGCTGAGTCCCGTGTCGTCCGTGTCTGCCAGCGCATCGCTCAGGCGATTGACGCCATGTGGGCTCTGCGCATCGTCCATCGAGACGTCAAGCCGGAGAACATAGTCGTCGCCCGGGATGGGAGCGTGTTCCTCATAGACCTTGGCATCGCCAAGCACCTTGACAAGACGACGCTCACGCTGTACGGGCGGGTATGGGGGACGCCCGGGTACATGTCCCCTGAGCAAATGGCAGGGAGGCCGGGGCTGACTCTCCGGTCGGACCTGTTCTCTCTCGGCATCGTCGCCTACGAGGCGGTCAGTGGATCGCACCCATTCGGCGGTCGCCAAGACTTGATCGGCCGGGTCGACCCACCACACGTGCGCGATCGGTGCGGCGTCTCAGCGCGGGTGGCCTCATCGATTCATTGGCTCCTGAAGGCGCGACCGGTAGACCGCCCCTCATCCGGGGCTGCGCTCATCGCCGATTTGTCCGAGTAA
- a CDS encoding site-specific integrase, whose product MTGARNSDPPAGHVEDLRDWLREKLEALRVEAEEVGTPLPLNLSEQEPLFAVPRNLIKSFNLDLAAASISKEDERGRTVDLHALRHTFGTHLSKNGVAPRTAQAALRHSSLDLTMNAYTDPTLLDVAGALKALPGLTAHVPSAGGADDERQAQ is encoded by the coding sequence ATGACCGGAGCAAGGAACTCGGATCCCCCTGCGGGCCATGTCGAGGACCTGCGCGACTGGCTGCGCGAGAAGCTCGAGGCCCTGCGGGTCGAGGCGGAAGAGGTCGGTACTCCCCTACCGCTGAACCTGTCGGAGCAGGAGCCGCTGTTCGCGGTGCCGCGCAACCTGATCAAGAGCTTCAACTTGGACCTGGCTGCGGCCAGCATCTCGAAGGAGGACGAGCGCGGCCGCACGGTCGACCTCCATGCCCTCCGCCACACCTTCGGCACCCACCTCAGCAAGAACGGCGTGGCGCCCCGCACCGCCCAAGCCGCCCTGCGCCACTCCTCCCTCGACCTCACCATGAACGCATACACCGACCCGACCCTCCTCGATGTTGCCGGTGCGCTGAAGGCGTTGCCAGGCCTGACTGCTCATGTACCCAGCGCGGGAGGGGCAGACGACGAGCGACAAGCGCAGTGA